The following coding sequences lie in one Paracidovorax avenae genomic window:
- a CDS encoding EamA family transporter, with protein sequence MPLSAFALILLAGLIHAGWNIVAKKAGGDARFAFFTSVVMMVVWAPVGAWLGREAVPLWGAVEWGFVAASGLLHVAYYVILLRGYRKADLTVVYPVARGSGPLLSSFVAIAFLGEHISALGLAGIAGVVGGVFLIAGGPALLRASHDPAARARVHKGIAYGLLTGAFIASYTVVDGYAVKVLLMSPILVDYMGNFVRVALLAPVVLRDVPAARRLWRAQWRFAVAVAVVSPVAYVLVLYAMQEAPMSHVAPAREVSMLFAALIGGHLLGEGDRAARLAGAVLIAAGVVALALG encoded by the coding sequence ATGCCCCTTTCCGCCTTCGCCCTCATCCTGCTGGCCGGCCTCATCCACGCGGGCTGGAACATCGTCGCCAAGAAGGCGGGGGGCGACGCGCGCTTCGCCTTTTTCACCTCGGTGGTGATGATGGTCGTCTGGGCCCCGGTCGGCGCATGGCTGGGCCGGGAGGCCGTACCGCTCTGGGGCGCCGTGGAGTGGGGCTTCGTGGCCGCCAGCGGCCTGCTGCACGTCGCCTACTACGTGATCCTGCTGCGCGGCTACCGCAAGGCGGACCTCACGGTGGTGTATCCCGTGGCGCGGGGCTCGGGGCCGCTGCTGTCCTCGTTCGTGGCCATCGCCTTCCTGGGCGAGCACATCAGCGCGCTGGGCCTGGCCGGCATCGCGGGCGTGGTGGGCGGGGTGTTCCTCATCGCCGGCGGACCGGCGCTGCTGCGGGCATCGCACGATCCCGCCGCGCGCGCCCGCGTGCACAAGGGCATCGCCTACGGGCTGCTCACGGGCGCCTTCATCGCGAGCTACACCGTGGTGGATGGCTACGCCGTGAAGGTGCTGCTGATGTCGCCCATCCTCGTGGACTACATGGGCAACTTCGTGCGGGTGGCGCTGCTGGCTCCGGTCGTGCTGCGCGACGTGCCTGCGGCGCGGCGGCTCTGGCGCGCCCAGTGGCGCTTCGCTGTCGCCGTGGCGGTGGTGAGTCCGGTGGCCTACGTGCTGGTGCTCTATGCGATGCAGGAGGCGCCCATGTCGCATGTCGCGCCGGCCCGGGAGGTGTCGATGCTGTTCGCGGCCCTCATCGGCGGCCACCTGCTCGGCGAAGGCGACCGCGCGGCGCGCCTGGCGGGCGCCGTGCTCATCGCGGCCGGCGTGGTGGCGCTGGCATTGGGGTGA